A single genomic interval of Burkholderiales bacterium harbors:
- the secD gene encoding protein translocase subunit SecD has translation MNRYPLWKYILIGLTLWLGFFYALPNLFGEVPAVQILPAKSALKVDTALLARVEEALTKANIPAQGVFLDVNTIKARFADTDTQLKAKDLLQTQLGDDYVVALNLLSSSPKWLSSLGALPMYLGLDLRGGVYFLLQVDMKAALDKAADRYVNDIRSTLRDKKIAYTGVSRDGQTVSVKFRDAEAREKGSAEISKNFSDLGLKEMDEGGEPKLAATLKPEAQTKIREYALQQNITTLRNRVNELGVAEPIIQQQGAERVVVQLPGVQDTAKAKDILGRTASLEVRMVDEEHSDAASLEAAAKGQLPVGTELYKERNGIPVLVKKTVVLTGERISDAQPGYDGQTGEPAVHITLDGAGARIFQLVTRENVSKRMAILLIEKGKAEVVTAPVIRTEIGGGRVQISGGRMNVEEARDIALLLRAGALAAPMEIIEERTVGPSLGAENIQRGFHSTWIGFSAITVFMIAYYLLFGFVSIIALVCNVLFLVALLSMLQATLTLPGMAGIALTVGMAIDANVLINERVREELRNGTTPQAAIAAGYERAFGTILDSNVTTLIAGIALFLFGSGPVRGFAVVLCLGILTSMFSAVMVSRSMVNLVYGSRRKLEKLSVGQVWRPAAENKG, from the coding sequence ATGAACCGTTATCCACTCTGGAAATACATCCTCATCGGCCTCACCCTCTGGTTGGGCTTTTTCTACGCTCTGCCGAACCTGTTTGGCGAGGTGCCGGCGGTGCAGATTCTGCCCGCCAAATCCGCGCTGAAAGTGGATACCGCGTTGCTGGCGCGGGTTGAAGAAGCACTCACCAAAGCCAACATTCCCGCCCAAGGCGTTTTTCTCGACGTCAACACCATCAAGGCGCGCTTCGCCGATACCGATACCCAGCTTAAAGCGAAGGACCTCCTGCAAACGCAGCTCGGCGACGATTATGTGGTGGCGCTGAACCTGTTGTCGAGCTCGCCCAAATGGCTTTCCAGCCTCGGCGCGCTGCCGATGTACCTTGGGCTGGATTTGCGCGGCGGCGTGTACTTCCTGCTGCAAGTCGACATGAAAGCCGCGCTCGACAAGGCGGCCGACCGCTACGTCAACGATATCCGATCCACCTTGCGCGACAAGAAAATCGCCTACACCGGCGTGAGCCGCGACGGGCAGACCGTGTCGGTGAAATTCCGTGACGCCGAGGCGCGCGAAAAAGGCTCCGCCGAAATCAGCAAAAACTTTTCCGACCTGGGGCTGAAGGAAATGGACGAAGGCGGCGAACCGAAGCTTGCCGCAACGCTCAAGCCGGAGGCACAGACCAAAATTCGGGAATACGCCCTGCAGCAAAATATCACCACGTTGCGCAACCGCGTGAACGAACTGGGCGTCGCCGAACCCATCATCCAGCAGCAGGGCGCGGAACGGGTGGTGGTGCAACTGCCCGGCGTGCAGGACACCGCCAAGGCCAAGGACATTCTTGGCCGCACCGCCTCGCTGGAAGTGCGCATGGTGGATGAGGAGCATAGCGACGCAGCATCGCTGGAAGCGGCGGCAAAAGGGCAGCTCCCGGTCGGCACCGAGCTTTACAAGGAAAGGAACGGCATCCCGGTGCTGGTGAAGAAAACCGTAGTGCTGACCGGAGAACGCATCAGCGACGCGCAGCCGGGCTATGACGGCCAGACCGGTGAACCGGCGGTGCACATCACGCTGGATGGCGCCGGCGCACGGATTTTCCAATTGGTCACGCGCGAGAACGTCAGCAAGCGGATGGCGATTCTGCTGATTGAAAAAGGCAAGGCGGAAGTGGTGACCGCGCCCGTGATCCGTACCGAAATCGGCGGCGGCCGCGTGCAGATCAGCGGCGGCCGGATGAATGTGGAGGAAGCGCGCGACATCGCGCTCTTGCTGCGCGCCGGCGCCTTGGCGGCGCCGATGGAAATCATCGAGGAGCGCACCGTGGGTCCCAGTCTCGGCGCCGAAAACATCCAGCGCGGCTTTCATTCCACCTGGATCGGCTTCTCCGCCATCACCGTTTTCATGATTGCCTACTATCTGCTCTTCGGCTTCGTCTCCATCATCGCGCTTGTCTGCAACGTGCTGTTCCTGGTGGCGCTGCTTTCCATGCTGCAGGCGACGCTGACACTGCCCGGCATGGCCGGCATTGCGCTCACGGTGGGCATGGCCATTGACGCCAACGTGCTGATTAACGAACGCGTCCGCGAGGAGCTGCGAAACGGCACCACGCCGCAGGCGGCCATCGCCGCGGGCTACGAGCGCGCATTCGGCACGATTCTAGACTCCAACGTCACCACGCTGATTGCCGGCATTGCGCTGTTCCTGTTTGGAAGCGGCCCGGTGCGCGGTTTTGCAGTGGTGCTGTGCCTGGGGATATTGACCTCGATGTTTAGCGCAGTGATGGTCTCGCGCAGCATGGTCAATCTGGTTTACGGCAGCCGCCGCAAGCTGGAGAAACTTTCCGTCGGCCAGGTATGGCGCCCGGCGGCTGAAAACAAAGGCTGA
- the yajC gene encoding preprotein translocase subunit YajC, with product MLISPVFAQTAAPAQPGLDWISLMPLVLMFVLLYFLMIRPQMKRGKEHKTMVEALQKGDEVVTGGGVLGRVTKVGDNYVSLEIAANVEVQVQKLAIQTLLPKGTIKSIE from the coding sequence GTGTTGATCAGCCCAGTTTTTGCGCAGACCGCGGCGCCCGCGCAGCCGGGTCTAGACTGGATCAGTCTCATGCCTCTGGTGCTGATGTTCGTGCTGCTGTATTTCTTGATGATCCGCCCGCAGATGAAGCGCGGCAAGGAGCACAAGACGATGGTCGAGGCGCTGCAAAAAGGCGACGAAGTGGTGACCGGCGGCGGCGTGTTGGGCCGGGTTACCAAGGTCGGCGATAACTACGTGAGTCTGGAAATTGCGGCGAACGTCGAGGTTCAGGTGCAGAAGCTCGCGATTCAGACGCTGCTGCCCAAAGGGACCATCAAAAGCATAGAGTGA
- the tgt gene encoding tRNA guanosine(34) transglycosylase Tgt: MKFELKVYDGLARRGTITLAHGKVETPAFMPVGTYGTVKAMSPAELKELGADIVLGNTFHLWLRPGLEVIEAHGGLHRFMGWDGPILTDSGGYQVFSLGDLRKVTEKGVKFQSPVNGDACFLSPEESMRIQRVLNADIVMMFDECTSYPANEKEALKSMELSLRWAERSKRAHEGNRNALFGIVQGGMYEHLREVSLRGSAAIGFDGYAIGGLSVGEPKRDMQRMLKHIAPQLPDNQPRYLLGIGTPEDIVYAVGQGMDMFDCVLPTRNARNGWIFTRHGTIKLRNARYRDDLRPLDEQCGCYTCRHFTRAYLHHLQRVNEILGARLNTLHNLHYYQELMRGLREAVEHGRFEDFVEEFKRARLAVLE; this comes from the coding sequence GTGAAATTTGAATTGAAAGTCTACGACGGCCTCGCGCGGCGCGGCACCATCACGCTTGCGCACGGCAAGGTGGAAACGCCGGCCTTCATGCCGGTCGGCACTTATGGCACGGTGAAGGCGATGAGTCCGGCGGAGCTGAAAGAGCTGGGTGCTGACATCGTGCTGGGCAACACTTTTCACTTGTGGTTGCGCCCGGGTCTTGAGGTGATTGAAGCGCACGGCGGCTTGCACCGCTTCATGGGCTGGGACGGGCCGATATTGACGGATTCCGGCGGTTACCAGGTGTTCAGCCTCGGGGATTTACGCAAAGTGACGGAAAAGGGTGTGAAGTTCCAATCGCCGGTCAACGGCGACGCCTGTTTTCTCTCGCCTGAAGAGTCCATGCGTATCCAGCGCGTGCTCAACGCCGACATCGTGATGATGTTCGATGAATGCACGTCTTATCCCGCGAATGAGAAGGAAGCGCTTAAGTCTATGGAATTGTCTCTACGCTGGGCGGAGCGCTCCAAGCGCGCGCATGAAGGCAATCGCAACGCATTGTTCGGCATAGTTCAAGGCGGCATGTACGAACACTTGCGCGAGGTGTCGCTGCGCGGTTCAGCGGCTATCGGCTTTGACGGCTACGCGATTGGCGGGCTGTCGGTGGGAGAACCCAAGCGCGACATGCAGCGCATGCTCAAACATATTGCCCCGCAATTGCCGGACAACCAGCCGCGTTATCTTCTGGGAATCGGCACGCCGGAGGATATTGTGTACGCCGTGGGACAAGGCATGGACATGTTCGATTGCGTGCTGCCGACGCGCAATGCCCGCAACGGCTGGATTTTCACCCGTCACGGCACCATCAAACTGCGTAATGCCCGTTATCGCGACGATCTGCGGCCGCTCGATGAACAATGCGGCTGCTATACCTGCCGTCATTTCACTCGTGCTTATCTTCACCATCTGCAGCGGGTCAACGAGATTCTCGGGGCGCGGCTCAATACCCTGCACAACCTGCATTACTACCAGGAACTGATGCGCGGTTTGCGTGAGGCCGTCGAGCACGGCCGCTTCGAGGATTTTGTCGAGGAATTTAAGCGGGCGCGTCTCGCCGTGCTAGAATAA
- the queA gene encoding tRNA preQ1(34) S-adenosylmethionine ribosyltransferase-isomerase QueA, translated as MQASDFDFDLPQELIAQFPAAERAASRMLYCDGKSGEFRDSWFRDLPKCVEPGDVLVLNDTRVIKARLFGKKASGGKVQLLVERVLDGHHALAQIYAGHPSRPGTVLNFNRGLQAVVLGREGEFYQVRFESERTVFELLELHGATPLPPYIARPAAELDEARYQTVYAREPGAVAAPTAGLHFDAAMLDNLRELGVKTAYVTLHIGAGTFQPVRTKNIAEHKMHGECYCLPVATVKMIEEAKLKGGRVLAVGSTSLRALEAAAASGKLQAGSGETSIFITPGYRFRVVERLLTNFHLPRSTLIMLVSAFGGMENIRKAYRHAVESRYRFFSYGDAMLIERQD; from the coding sequence ATGCAAGCCAGCGACTTCGACTTCGATTTGCCGCAGGAGTTGATCGCGCAATTTCCCGCAGCCGAGCGCGCCGCGAGCCGCATGCTGTATTGCGACGGCAAAAGCGGTGAATTTCGCGATTCCTGGTTCCGCGATTTGCCGAAATGTGTCGAGCCCGGCGATGTGCTGGTGCTGAACGACACCCGCGTCATCAAAGCCCGGCTGTTCGGGAAAAAAGCCAGCGGCGGCAAAGTACAGCTGCTGGTGGAGCGGGTGCTGGACGGGCACCACGCGCTGGCGCAAATTTACGCCGGCCACCCCTCGCGCCCCGGCACGGTCTTGAATTTTAACCGAGGCCTGCAAGCCGTCGTGCTGGGGCGCGAAGGCGAATTTTACCAAGTGCGGTTTGAAAGCGAGCGGACGGTGTTCGAATTGCTGGAGCTTCATGGCGCCACGCCGCTGCCGCCTTATATTGCGCGGCCCGCGGCTGAACTGGATGAAGCGCGCTACCAGACGGTGTATGCGCGCGAGCCCGGGGCGGTGGCGGCGCCTACCGCCGGTTTGCATTTCGATGCCGCCATGCTGGACAATCTGCGCGAGCTGGGCGTGAAGACGGCCTATGTGACTTTGCATATCGGTGCCGGCACCTTCCAGCCGGTGCGGACCAAAAATATTGCAGAACATAAAATGCACGGAGAATGCTATTGCTTGCCCGTGGCAACCGTGAAGATGATCGAGGAAGCAAAACTGAAAGGCGGACGCGTGCTGGCGGTGGGCAGCACCAGTCTGCGCGCGCTGGAAGCCGCCGCGGCAAGTGGGAAACTGCAAGCCGGCAGCGGCGAAACCAGTATTTTCATCACCCCGGGTTACCGCTTTCGGGTGGTGGAGCGGCTGCTCACCAATTTCCATCTGCCGCGCTCGACTCTGATTATGCTGGTCTCGGCTTTTGGCGGAATGGAAAATATCCGCAAGGCCTACCGCCACGCGGTAGAGAGCCGCTATCGCTTTTTCAGCTATGGCGACGCCATGCTGATTGAAAGACAGGATTAA
- the panD gene encoding aspartate 1-decarboxylase: protein MQRTMLKSKLHRVRVTHSKLHYEGSCAIDQTLMDAADIREYQQIDIYNVSNGERFTTYAIRAERNSGIISVNGAAARKASPGDILIIAAYAAYSELELQKYHPELVYVDERNRILEQRHEIPVQRA from the coding sequence ATGCAAAGAACCATGCTCAAATCCAAATTGCACCGGGTGCGGGTGACGCATTCGAAGCTCCACTATGAAGGCTCCTGCGCCATCGATCAGACTCTGATGGACGCCGCGGATATCCGCGAGTATCAGCAGATCGACATTTACAACGTCAGCAACGGCGAGCGTTTCACCACCTACGCAATCCGCGCCGAGCGCAACTCGGGAATTATTTCGGTGAACGGCGCCGCCGCGCGCAAAGCCAGCCCCGGCGACATTCTGATCATTGCGGCTTACGCTGCTTATTCCGAACTCGAACTGCAGAAGTACCATCCCGAACTGGTTTACGTGGACGAGCGCAACCGCATTCTCGAGCAGCGTCACGAGATTCCTGTGCAACGGGCTTGA
- the panC gene encoding pantoate--beta-alanine ligase: MEILSTIESLRARLEREPRVAFVPTMGNLHEGHLALMRQARAHAPCVVASIFVNRLQFGPKEDFDQYPRTLQEDCDKLGRCGVDVIFTPDEKEFYPSPQQVMVEPPPIADELCGAFRPGHFRGVATVVLKLFNIVQPQVAVLGKKDYQQLFIVRTMVRELNLPIEIVGGETVRAADGLALGSRNGYLSVEERQEAVRLHRTLLYIKERVEAGERNFSQLEENAKKTLDTRGWRVDYVALRKSATLELAKPVDRELVVLGAAWLGSTRLIDNVEFLSR; this comes from the coding sequence ATGGAAATTCTTTCCACAATAGAATCCCTGCGCGCGAGGCTCGAACGCGAGCCGCGTGTCGCTTTTGTCCCCACCATGGGCAATCTGCATGAAGGCCATCTGGCGTTGATGCGGCAGGCGCGCGCGCATGCGCCCTGCGTGGTGGCGAGCATTTTTGTGAACCGCCTGCAGTTCGGCCCGAAGGAAGACTTCGACCAATACCCGCGCACCTTGCAGGAGGACTGCGACAAACTGGGAAGGTGCGGAGTGGATGTGATATTCACGCCTGATGAAAAGGAGTTTTACCCCTCGCCGCAGCAGGTAATGGTGGAACCGCCGCCGATCGCCGATGAGCTTTGCGGCGCCTTCCGGCCGGGGCATTTTCGCGGCGTGGCGACCGTGGTGTTGAAGCTCTTCAACATCGTGCAGCCCCAGGTCGCGGTGTTGGGCAAGAAAGATTATCAGCAACTCTTCATTGTCCGAACCATGGTGCGCGAGTTGAACCTGCCGATTGAAATCGTCGGCGGCGAAACCGTGCGCGCGGCCGACGGGCTGGCCTTGGGTTCCAGAAACGGCTATTTGAGCGTTGAAGAGCGGCAGGAGGCGGTGCGTTTGCACCGCACTCTGCTATATATAAAGGAACGGGTGGAAGCCGGTGAGCGCAATTTTTCGCAGCTCGAGGAAAACGCTAAAAAAACGCTTGACACGCGTGGTTGGCGCGTGGATTATGTTGCGCTGCGGAAAAGCGCTACCCTGGAGCTCGCCAAGCCCGTAGACAGAGAGCTGGTGGTACTCGGCGCCGCATGGCTGGGCAGCACGCGACTTATTGATAATGTAGAGTTCTTATCTAGGTAG
- the panB gene encoding 3-methyl-2-oxobutanoate hydroxymethyltransferase — MRITLNTLQKMRKNGEKIAVLTCYDASFAGLLEGAGVDVLLVGDSLGMVLQGHESTLPVTLDDMAYHTACVARGAKRAFIVADMPFGTFQLSPQQTFENAVELMAAGAHMVKLEGGTAMAETVDFLTERGIPVCGHLGLTPQSVHQLGGYQVQGKTDPQARRLMQEAKMLEQAGAGLLVLEAVPAKLAKEVTRRLSIPTIGIGAGADCSGQVLVLHDMLDVFPGKKPKFVKNFMRGRNSIQAAVETYVREVKAKTFPGPEHSF; from the coding sequence ATGCGGATTACCCTAAATACCTTGCAGAAAATGAGAAAGAACGGCGAGAAAATCGCCGTGCTCACCTGCTATGACGCAAGCTTCGCGGGCCTGCTTGAGGGCGCCGGAGTGGATGTGCTGCTGGTCGGCGACTCGCTGGGCATGGTGCTGCAAGGCCATGAGTCGACGCTGCCGGTGACGCTGGACGACATGGCCTACCACACCGCCTGTGTCGCGCGCGGCGCGAAACGCGCCTTCATCGTCGCCGACATGCCTTTTGGCACGTTTCAACTGAGCCCGCAGCAGACTTTCGAAAATGCGGTGGAGCTGATGGCGGCGGGAGCACACATGGTGAAGCTTGAAGGCGGCACAGCCATGGCGGAAACCGTGGATTTCCTCACCGAGCGCGGCATTCCGGTGTGCGGGCACCTGGGGCTTACTCCGCAATCGGTGCACCAGCTCGGCGGCTATCAAGTACAGGGCAAAACCGACCCGCAGGCCAGGCGGCTGATGCAGGAAGCGAAAATGCTGGAGCAGGCGGGCGCAGGCTTACTGGTGCTGGAAGCGGTGCCGGCGAAACTGGCCAAAGAAGTCACGCGGAGGCTTTCCATCCCCACCATTGGGATCGGCGCCGGTGCGGACTGCTCGGGCCAAGTGCTGGTGCTGCACGACATGCTCGATGTGTTCCCCGGGAAGAAGCCCAAGTTCGTGAAAAATTTTATGCGCGGCCGGAACAGCATCCAGGCCGCGGTGGAAACCTACGTCAGGGAAGTAAAAGCCAAGACCTTTCCCGGACCCGAGCACTCGTTTTAA
- a CDS encoding deoxynucleoside kinase encodes MMLSERYRYIVVEGPIGVGKTSLARLLSQHFSGRSLLETPDANPFLPRFYQDMPRYALQTQLFFLFHRVNQLQGLAQMDMFDKLTVADFILEKDPLFARLTLNDDEFRLYHEIYRQVKPQALQPDLVVYLQAPVESLVERVRRRGNAYEKNIPEDYLARLTESYSRFFHDYKDAPLLIVNSENLNFVDNPADFDLLLQRMAGMRGGREFFSLGN; translated from the coding sequence ATGATGCTGTCCGAGCGCTATCGCTATATTGTGGTCGAAGGGCCGATCGGCGTGGGCAAAACCAGCCTGGCGCGGCTGCTTTCACAACACTTCAGCGGGCGGTCTTTGCTCGAAACCCCGGATGCCAACCCGTTTCTGCCGAGATTCTATCAGGACATGCCGCGCTACGCGCTTCAAACGCAGCTGTTTTTCCTGTTCCACCGCGTCAACCAATTGCAGGGTTTGGCGCAGATGGACATGTTCGACAAGCTCACCGTCGCCGATTTCATTCTGGAGAAGGACCCGCTGTTTGCGAGGCTCACCCTCAACGACGACGAATTCCGCCTGTATCATGAAATCTACCGGCAGGTGAAACCGCAGGCGCTGCAACCCGACCTGGTGGTCTACCTGCAGGCGCCGGTGGAAAGCCTGGTTGAGCGCGTGCGCCGGCGGGGAAATGCCTACGAGAAAAACATCCCCGAGGATTATCTGGCGCGGCTTACCGAAAGTTACAGTCGTTTTTTCCACGATTACAAGGATGCGCCGCTTCTGATTGTCAATAGCGAAAACCTCAATTTTGTTGATAACCCGGCGGATTTTGATTTATTGTTGCAGCGGATGGCGGGCATGCGCGGCGGGCGCGAATTTTTCAGCCTGGGGAACTAG
- the folK gene encoding 2-amino-4-hydroxy-6-hydroxymethyldihydropteridine diphosphokinase: protein MSFNPNQSGVVTAYIALGSNLANPLRQMHDVFEELARLAQSRLAARSSLYRSAPVGYLNQPDFINAVAGIETALEPRALLTALLEIERCHGRVRDFANAPRTLDLDLLLYGDLIHHEHGLTLPHPRMHERAFVLQPLHEIAPDCVIPGIGRVADLLAGCAKQKLEKLVEAG from the coding sequence GTGTCGTTTAACCCAAACCAATCTGGAGTGGTTACCGCCTACATTGCGCTGGGCAGCAATCTGGCCAATCCGCTCAGGCAGATGCATGATGTATTCGAGGAGCTGGCGCGGCTTGCGCAAAGCCGGCTGGCGGCGCGCTCCTCGCTTTACCGCAGCGCGCCGGTCGGTTATCTCAATCAGCCGGACTTCATCAATGCCGTGGCCGGGATCGAGACGGCGCTTGAGCCGCGTGCGCTGCTCACGGCGCTTCTGGAAATCGAGCGCTGTCATGGCCGAGTTCGCGATTTTGCCAATGCCCCGCGCACGCTGGATCTGGATTTGCTGCTGTACGGCGACCTGATCCATCATGAGCACGGGTTGACTCTCCCGCACCCGCGCATGCATGAGCGGGCTTTTGTCTTGCAGCCCTTGCATGAAATCGCGCCCGATTGCGTGATCCCCGGTATCGGCCGTGTTGCCGATCTGCTTGCGGGCTGTGCCAAACAAAAACTGGAAAAACTGGTTGAAGCGGGCTAA
- the pcnB gene encoding polynucleotide adenylyltransferase PcnB produces the protein MISKLLRRVFSKQIFPSGAPLVIPRKQHGITRSQISSGALKTAAALRDKGYTAFVVGGAVRDLLLGLKPKDFDVATDATPEQVRTVFRRARIIGRRFRLVHVMHGAETVEVSTFRGTQSEGSGAEQDEHGRILRDNVFGTRQQDAERRDFTVNALFYDPQNEEVLDYVGGFADLQARRLRIIGDAVSRYREDPMRMLRAVRFAAKLGFKIEPSTRAPILKLAPLLQNVPASRLFEEMLKLLLSGHAAASVKALRENGLHQGLLSMLDLIIEQPLGQRFFAAALKNTDDRIREDKPVSPGFLFAALLWHEVLAAWKNFESRGVQPMLALHQAMEQVISRQAQRLAIPRRFTATMKEIWTSQPRFLQRAGKRPFRLIEHPCFRAGYDFLLLRCDSGEVDAEIGKWWTAFQNAGQEQRRNMLMIDQMPGKRRRRRRRKGPAQSQDEGVRGPDQPAAPVTE, from the coding sequence ATGATCAGCAAACTTCTGCGCCGTGTTTTCAGCAAGCAAATATTCCCTTCCGGCGCGCCGCTCGTCATCCCGCGCAAGCAGCACGGCATCACCCGCAGCCAGATCAGCTCCGGCGCGCTGAAAACCGCCGCTGCATTGCGCGATAAGGGCTACACGGCGTTTGTGGTGGGCGGTGCGGTGCGGGATTTGCTGCTCGGATTGAAGCCCAAAGATTTCGATGTGGCGACCGATGCCACACCCGAGCAGGTGCGCACGGTGTTCCGGCGCGCCCGCATCATCGGCCGCCGCTTCCGGTTGGTGCATGTGATGCACGGCGCGGAAACAGTGGAAGTTTCCACTTTTCGCGGGACACAGTCAGAGGGCAGTGGCGCGGAGCAGGATGAGCATGGGCGCATCCTGCGCGACAATGTGTTTGGCACCCGGCAGCAGGATGCGGAGCGCCGCGATTTCACCGTCAACGCCTTGTTTTACGATCCTCAGAACGAGGAAGTTCTCGACTATGTGGGCGGTTTTGCCGATCTGCAGGCGCGCCGACTGCGCATCATCGGCGATGCCGTCAGCCGCTACCGCGAAGACCCGATGCGCATGCTGCGCGCGGTGCGCTTTGCCGCGAAGCTCGGCTTCAAAATCGAGCCGTCCACGCGCGCGCCCATCCTCAAGCTCGCGCCGCTTTTGCAAAACGTTCCCGCCTCGCGCCTATTCGAGGAAATGTTGAAGCTCCTGCTTTCCGGCCATGCCGCGGCAAGCGTGAAAGCGCTGCGCGAAAACGGACTGCACCAGGGTTTGCTGTCGATGCTGGACCTGATCATCGAGCAGCCGCTGGGGCAGCGCTTTTTCGCGGCCGCGCTCAAGAATACCGATGACCGCATCCGCGAAGACAAGCCGGTCTCACCCGGTTTTCTGTTCGCCGCGCTGTTGTGGCATGAAGTGCTGGCGGCATGGAAAAACTTCGAAAGCCGGGGCGTGCAACCCATGCTCGCGCTGCATCAGGCGATGGAGCAGGTGATAAGCCGGCAGGCGCAGCGCCTGGCGATCCCGCGGCGCTTTACCGCGACGATGAAGGAAATCTGGACGTCGCAGCCGCGTTTTTTGCAGCGCGCCGGCAAGCGGCCGTTTCGCCTGATTGAGCATCCGTGCTTTCGCGCCGGCTACGATTTTCTGCTGCTGCGCTGTGACAGCGGCGAAGTGGATGCTGAAATCGGAAAATGGTGGACGGCGTTTCAGAACGCCGGCCAGGAACAGCGCCGTAACATGCTGATGATTGACCAAATGCCAGGGAAGCGCCGTCGTCGGCGCAGGAGAAAAGGCCCTGCCCAAAGCCAAGACGAAGGGGTCCGCGGCCCCGATCAACCCGCCGCGCCCGTCACCGAATAA
- a CDS encoding HAD family hydrolase has protein sequence MRLALFDLDNTLLAGDSDFEWAQFLIDKQVLDHEVYEAQNRDFYEQYQAGTLDILAFLDFQLMPLSRHPKSELETWRAEFMRKRIVPIVNKKARLLVQSRLEDGDLTAIITATNRFVTAPIAVEFGVPHLIATEPEEKNGEFTGKVTGIPCFREGKVACVENWLKQQGMQFNSFAESWFFSDSSNDLPLLQRVTHPVAVDPDDSLRAHAEKHHWQIISLRR, from the coding sequence GTGCGACTTGCTTTATTTGACCTCGATAACACGCTCCTCGCCGGCGACAGCGATTTTGAATGGGCGCAATTCCTGATCGACAAACAAGTGCTGGACCACGAGGTGTACGAAGCGCAAAACCGGGATTTCTACGAACAATACCAAGCCGGTACGCTCGACATCCTTGCCTTTCTCGATTTCCAGTTGATGCCCTTGTCGCGCCATCCGAAGAGCGAGCTGGAAACCTGGCGCGCCGAGTTCATGCGAAAGCGGATTGTGCCCATTGTGAACAAAAAAGCGCGGCTGCTGGTGCAAAGCCGCCTGGAAGACGGCGATTTGACCGCTATCATCACCGCCACCAACCGCTTCGTGACGGCTCCCATCGCCGTGGAATTCGGCGTTCCCCACCTCATCGCCACCGAGCCGGAAGAGAAGAATGGCGAGTTTACCGGCAAGGTGACCGGCATTCCCTGTTTCCGCGAAGGGAAAGTCGCCTGCGTGGAGAACTGGCTGAAACAGCAGGGAATGCAATTCAACTCATTTGCTGAAAGCTGGTTTTTCAGCGATTCCTCGAATGATTTGCCCCTGTTGCAGCGCGTGACGCATCCGGTCGCGGTGGATCCGGACGACAGCTTGAGGGCGCATGCCGAAAAGCACCACTGGCAGATCATCAGTTTGCGCCGGTGA
- the hda gene encoding DnaA regulatory inactivator Hda: MQSQMALELSLPTEPSLDNFVAGKNAELIQVLREMLAKPGERFLYVWGGPGSGRSHLLKAMVDAFRRQHLSASYISCAADIEFAPGVDQLDMIAVDDVERLSSPAQIDLFNLYNHVREGQAVLLVSGKLPPAQLRLREDLITRLGWGLVFQVHALNDEEKAQALKQHARERGFALPQDVADYLLRHGRRDMPSLLAVLDALDNFSLQAKRPVTLPLLRELLQSSLFPGGQ, from the coding sequence ATGCAAAGCCAAATGGCGCTGGAGTTATCCCTGCCCACCGAGCCCTCGCTGGATAATTTTGTCGCCGGCAAGAACGCGGAGCTGATACAGGTGCTGCGTGAGATGCTGGCCAAACCCGGGGAGCGCTTCCTTTATGTCTGGGGAGGTCCCGGTTCCGGCCGCAGCCATTTGCTGAAAGCCATGGTTGATGCATTCCGCCGGCAGCATTTGAGCGCGTCTTACATTTCCTGCGCTGCCGACATCGAATTTGCGCCGGGGGTGGACCAGCTCGACATGATCGCGGTTGATGATGTCGAGCGGCTGTCATCCCCTGCACAAATCGACCTCTTCAATCTTTACAACCACGTGCGTGAGGGCCAGGCGGTGCTTTTGGTAAGCGGCAAACTGCCGCCGGCGCAGCTCAGGCTGCGCGAGGATTTGATTACGCGGCTCGGCTGGGGATTGGTGTTCCAGGTGCACGCGCTTAACGACGAGGAAAAAGCGCAGGCCTTGAAGCAACATGCCCGGGAGCGCGGTTTTGCGCTGCCGCAGGATGTGGCCGATTATCTGCTGCGCCACGGCCGGCGCGACATGCCTTCGCTGCTCGCCGTACTCGATGCGCTGGATAATTTTTCCCTGCAGGCCAAGCGGCCGGTGACTTTGCCGCTGCTGCGCGAGCTCCTCCAATCGTCCTTGTTTCCGGGGGGGCAGTGA